tgaatatttatcaaatttatagaacttacttgcgtaaaggttcgaatgattcgtggtgaaacagaacatatcgatgtgcttgtacccacgataaatcatctaattctgcaatttcaactttgccgattggttctccaaaacttaggaacaaataagtatcggcaaagttatgatccgtgagtccagcatttctacttggtctattaaatcttgtttcaacatcttccaaatatcttaaacagaaggtcatacattcctctgccaagtagccttcagcaatcgatccttctggataacgcttattgcggcagtaagactttaatttggataggaatctaaacacgatatacaacattatcaaaagttgcaactaaaggcatataggtgaatgaaggaaaatttaaaaaatatattaacacctttctatgggatacatccatcgatagacaacgggtccgccaagaattgcttcatgcgGAAGATGGATTATCAAatgaaccataatagtgaagaaggaaggcgggaagattttctccaagttgcataaagtcaaaacAGCTCGATCCTGTACATTccgaagttcttgaacatccaaaactttgccacaaatgactttcattatattggatacttcaattatacaagacgtctcCTTCTtcgacatacaacatcgtagagcaactggcagtaaatcttgcatcaagatgtgatagtcatgtgattttagcgaatatagtcttcgatctttaacactaacacatcgagatatatttgatgcatacgcatctggaacctttatgtccttcaacaccgtgcagaacacttctttctctgtcttcgacattgaaaaaatagaaggcgaCAACCAGTATTTCTCATTCgaaagtggattgggatgaagatcagacCTAATTCCCATGttgactaaatcaagtcgactctgaagattgtcttttgattttccgtcgacattcaaaattgtaccaaAAATGTTCTCGcaaacatttttctcaatgtgcataacatcaagattgtgtcgtaaaaggtgatgctcccaataaggcaactcaaaaagaatacttctttttttccacaagtccgcctcattaggatcatcctcttcttcagagtcatcatcagcctcatcatttgatcttctatttctttgcgtgtttggcggttggttcatcttcccataactgaaattcatatcttctaacatgaacaagatttcagatccactggtctgcgaaggagcttctctgaattcttcagtaccgtcaaataCAAAACTCTAGAATCTAAATCTATTatttttcggtaaccaccgacgatgccccatgtaagagaacttcttcccattgtataaccattgcgaacatgtttgcgCAGCATAACAAGGACAAGCATAatgacccttggtactccaaccagataaattggcataagcggggaagtcattaatTGTTCACATTAAAGccgcacgtaaattaaagttctcatTTCTCAGTACATCGTATGTCTcaacaccagcccataattgatttaactcttcaataagtggctgtaaataaatgtcgatatcattcccgggccctttctctccagggataatcatagataagataagggaagattgcttcatgcaaatccacggaggtaGATTgaaaggaacaagcactactggccaagtactgtacgcagtgctcatgatcttgtaaggattgaagccatcagatgctagcccaagcctcacactcctaggatcgctagcaaaacttggaaatttattgtcaaatgatttccaagctaaggAATCTACCGGATGCCTTcgtaatccatcatcggttcgtccatcatggtgccacgtcattgactccgctgtcttcgacgacatgaaaagtctttgaagccttggtatcaacgGAAAATACTGCAAAACCTTGACTGGCTTCTTTCttgactgtgcatcattttcatcgtcgttcccatcttctgtcTTTCTATGTATCCAACAGGATTCGctgcatacatgacagcactgttgttTTTTCCAAttgccccaatacaacatgcagtcattcgggcaactatggattttgttgtacctaaggcctaaatcttttatcattttcttcatatctttgcatgactgagggatttttgcaaacggaaacatttctctcagaAACGGAAACatttccggtccaccctcccaaacattttaattgaaatagacGAACACAGaaggacatttttgaaaattttgatccctcatacaattcttcgttcatgtcattaagtagcgcgtagaacttcgctgcttctccatttggctcttcatgaggtacactacttCCCGGTTCGATAAAAGCATTTCTCCCAATATTAGAATCATCAGAAGCCACAAAGTCCACTGGGAATGACtggacaccatgattgtgcatattaaatgcatcccgtaacataccttccatgtcatcccctctattAGACTGATAGTAAGCAGTAGCAgaataagatacatccatccttgaagaggaagtactaggcggacattctccatgaaataaccattgtttataaccccaaccaaacccatcaacaattagatgctcgtatacaaccttacgataatgccagtttatgttcaCACAATTCTTACAGGGGCAAaaaatcatgttctcttggcttgcatattgaaatgcaaaatttaaaaacgtCTGTACTCTATTTCGATAACTATTGCTTACCcctgacaaattcatccaagaccagtccatttcttaattcttgaattctGATTTTCACCAGAAATTACAACGTTCAGTTCTTCACTTATAagtataaatgagttatgtatgatatatatttctgtattaagtaaattatgttattagaaattaatattatataagtaatcttaattagaaattttatcttaatattgtataagttatctaaaattagaaattgatGTGTACTtagaaattagaaattaatattaaacgagttatgtaattagaaattttatcttaatattatataagttatgtaattagaaattttatcttcatattatataagttatcttaattttatgtaattagaaattgatgtgtgattagaaattttatcttaatattatataagttatgaagTGTCCTGCTAAaagctatgtaagttgtgaAAGTAGATCTGAATTTCTTCGTTACTTATGCtatatgtaagttatatattatgtaagttacataaaatacataaattatgaaatttgatcGTAAGTTATATAAGTTTTGTATTAAGCAAGTTATACCATTTacaaaaggcaaaaaaaaaatatttggatgaaaacatataaatatttgcaaaCTATATAGGCATTTAAccaaatgtttttattatttacacataaatttataattcattgACATTCATTGACAATTCACCGACATTCATTGACAATTCACcgacattcaatcaattaatcgatcaatttattgaataatcatagattattaaacattaacattcaatcaattaatcacaTCTAACGTCGGTAATTTATTCATTGACATAAAATCGAAAATCGATAATTTATTCACATTAAACCGAATAAACTAATCgcccataatttattcaattactcaaatataaaaagtgatttaagaattataatccaatttttaataataagaaGTGTTGTCCATAATTGCATGTGCGTCCAACATAGAGCAATCTTATATATTGCAACATATACTAGACAAAAGCAACTTTGATTTAAATGCATTTTGAACAATTGGCTATGAAGTCAAAAGTTTAAAGTAAAGTCAATTTTAGACCCCCAAATCAGTAAGTTACCCTTGCAGAAGATCAATAACTCCCCAAGCCTTAATCCTCCAATAGATTAGTTCCTCTCTGACATTCACCAAAATAATCCATAAGATTAATGCCAAAAATAAACATTGCAGGGTTCATTCAGCAGAACTGCTAAATAAACTTCATTCAGAAAATTCATTCAGCAATTTGTATGTTCAAGTATTCACTGTATATTACAAAAATCCCTCATACAGTATGTCGTTTAACATTGCAGGGTTAGGACAATACAActgttaaataaacttaaaatctcaAAGCTAGCACATAAACTGAAGTTATATAAAATGCATTGCAGTCATGCTAATTACTGTTTTTAAGTCCCGTCAGTATATTAACTTGTAATCCCGTCAGTTTCATTTTTTCATTACTTGCCCTTAGTAATCGGCAGAGGCAACGTAATCGACAGAGGCAAACcctagaaattataaaaattcccaaattcccCAAATTCCCAAACAAAGTGGTTCAAGCTTGGTGATTGAACCTAAATCGTAAACCCCAAAATCCCAACATTAGTTTCTAAAccccaaattcccaaattaCACTGAagataaaaaaccctaaattatgaTACAGTGTTTCGAACAAAACATTAAATTCTTAccttttaaccacaaattccGCAGCTTTGATAGAATCCTGTCAAGATTGACGCAACCCTTGCTTCCTCTGTGATGATTTCTGAGTtctcctctccctttttttgtttgattttttttttgcgttttttTCCCTTCTGATTCGCGATACACAAGTTAAATTgcttttgtttctattttttactTTAGATATAGAGTAAacgataaattaaaaatcttctggaaaaacggcgtcgttcagcCAAAATTTTAAGACACGTTTGCGGTGTTTcttgaaaaaacgccgctattgctccCACATTTGCGACGTTTTCTGACAAAATGCCAGTAAAATTTAAAGTTCTAATGAAAAATGACGCCATTTTATTAAGCAAAATTTTCATAGTTCTGGTGTTTttgtaaaaacgccactaaaatttaatatacttaaGCCAAACGTTGacgttttaaataaattttgtcttagaatttttataagttaaaaatcgTGTAGAGAAACGGCGTCAGTTAGCCATTATTTTAAGACCCTTTTGCGGCTTtgttctaaaaacgccgctaatgtttatatttcttttaaattagagagaaaatattaactaataaaaagGAGAGTaatgcattttaaaaataattacatattttaaaaaataaatatatcaatatattttatattgaataaatttaaatatttatgtatgcaatataaataaaaaattattttaattatatcaataattatgttaCTATTTTACAATATCTGGATCAAActaattaaaagttaatgtatacaATTGAACAATAAAACATTGTTCATGTGTACTTTTGGGATTTAacccattttgatatattttttaaatattaatttgtatttatattatttacatttatattcttttaaatatccAAGATTAAACACAAAGTTTCAAACCCCAAAGTGGAAACCCTAAAACCGTCAACCATATAAAATACCAAAccatcaaaccacaaaatacaATCCGCACTATAGTATAAGCCTTAACTGCAAATCATAAACCCCaaactataaaccctaaaccccaaaccgtaaaccttaaatcttaaaccctaaacccatcAATTAATCATAAAACACCAAACCACCAAACCTTAAAATCCAATCCACACTATATCGTAAACATTAATCGTaaatcttaaaccttaaaccataaacattAAACCCGTAAACCACAAACAACAACCACCAAATcataaactctaaaccctaaaactagcCAAACCCTAAAGTGTAAACCGtaaatcataaaccataatCCTAAACCATATATTTGGGAATTCGGGTGGCCAATGTTAGTTtagtacaaaacatatattttatattcttaattatattaaataatataggTGTGCTACAAAGTGGCATGAATCCCAGTAAAattcaaatgttattttttaattagttttcaaATAGTATCTTTAAACCTTGAACATCAAACCTTCAATCCCTagcacaaaataaaaaatagtataccataaaccctaaaactctaTACCATTGAcattaattcttaaataaattctaaagcctaaaatggaaaaataaattaattttattgtggCATTTTTAcctaaaacgccactaaagtaCCAAAAACTGTGCCGTTTTGGTTAAcaattttgcggcgctttctctaaagcgccactaaaagttgttctatagcggcgttttcaaataagcgccgctaatgcatCTATAGGTCAAGCCGGAACGATGCGTTTTGGTCAAAATTTTTGCGGCGCATCAGtagaagcgccactaaaagctgatatatagcggcgttttctggTAAGCGCCGCTAACGACGCTACAGCTTAAGACGAAACgttgtgttttgatttaaaatttttcagcGTTTTTAGTTAAGCGTCGCTAATTTCGGGAAATAGCGGCGTTTTGTAAAAACCGCCGCTATTGGCTCTATAGCTGAAGACCAAATGTTGCGTTTCagttaagatattttgcggcgctttttatATTGTGCCGCTAATACTGTGATTTAGCGGCGAGTttcataagcgccactaattctaatatgcCTGAAGACCAAACGCTGcattttggttaagatattttgcggcgctttttatatagcgccgctaatactgTGTTTTTAGGCGTTTttcataagcgccactaattctggTATACCTCAAGACAAAAACGCTGCGTTTTTAGTTAAGATATTTTTCGGCGCTTTTTTTatagcgccgctaatactgtgctttagcggtgtttttcgTAAGCGCCAATAATTCTGatatacctcaagaccaaaacacagcgttttggttaagatattttacGGCGCTTTTTATATTGCGCCGCTAATACtgtgctttagcggcgtttttgcataagcgccactaattttaatatacttcAAGCTCGTACGCTGCGTTTTGTTTAACATTTTCTGCAGCGCTTacaaataaacgccgctaattgtGCTCTATAATAGCATTTTTGTAGTCCGCCGCTATTGCTGCTATTCCTGAAGATTAAACGATGCGTTTTGTCAACATTTTAACGGCGTTTTTGTTTACATACGCCACTGATGATGTTCTTTTACGatgtttttttagaaaatgcCACTACATGTCTGACTTTTTACGGCGTTTTACAAtgagcgccgctaatgctagaTTTTTAACGGCGTTTTATgctaaacgccgctaatgctcgatttgtAGCGGTGTTTGTTGTCCAAACGCCACAAAagatgccgctaaaagcctgttttggtatAGTGACGTAatgcatatttttcaaaaatatattgtactactctattaattttttaaatcatccCCACAAATCaggaaatttagttttttttttgttgatgtaattacaaataaataaacaaataaatatgttaaagttacaaaaaaagaaaaaaaacagataaTAAGGTAGAAAAACATATGCACAACAACATTAGTAATCGACATCAGTATATCAGCtaacatttaaatttgatgTTGTTCATGATCAAGCATGTGCAGTTCGATTGTTAGAAATGGCAGTAGAAGCTTTCTTAAAATGGGTAGGCGTAGACCTAATTCAACTGCTTCCACCCATCATGTTCTTTGTCATGAAAATCTCTACCTGTTTGGCCGTTAGCTTTTTCTACCGTTCAACCCTTTTTCTTGCATTGACTCTAGGTCCATAACATTAATATTCGTTGCAAAACACCGTGCTATTGAATCAAGAAACCAAAACACCATTTATTTAGCTCCAAAACCTTAGAGTAATCATGTAAGAAAAGAATAAGTTGATCTTCGTGTGATTTTTTTCGGTACCTTTGCTTGGATGTGTCTCCCCAATCATCCCACCCTTGAGGCAGTATCACATTAGACATGTAGGAGAGGGCAAAAATCACCTTGAAATACGCAACCCATGTCCTTCCTAGTAGAGCACTCCTTACGCGAATGATCTTGTAACCCAAGAAAGTGAAACTTGTGTCATCCGAGAGAGACTCCCTCTCTTGGGCTGTTATAAATGCACCTCCTTTTGAGATTGAATGTAAATGATACCTCTAAAAcgagtaaaataaataaatccttATGTAAGTTTATGGTTTAGCTAAATAGGCCAGCAATATATAGGAATTGCAACACTCTATACCCAGTCCAGTCAGCCGATCCGAGCTATAAGGTGTTACAccaatagatttttatttaacaagCACATATGTAAATGTCATtacaaaattttacttataatgtACAAATATCATATAAGAATGTTGTATTACCAGAAATATATATCAGATCATTATGTCATATTTCCGGAATATATTTCGGGTCAAAATACcatattttcataaacatatatcaaacCAGATTGTCAAATTTTCAGAAACACATATATCATATCAGAATATCATATCAGACCATAACAAATGCAGATATATATCCTTcccccatccactacacaccaacTTCGTCCAACTAATCACACCAATTAGGACTACAAAAGTCCATTCATCCAATCACATTGGGTTGTGGTGGTATGCCACTCAAATGGTGCAACTGAGCTGCCAAATATATATTGCGGTTAACTGCTGAAAAAGAAGTAATATTGCCTAAAAACACTTCCTCCAACATCAAAACCCACCATAATGCACATGCAGAATCATAATATCATATGTTCATATTATATAGTCGAATCTAATAGCTTATcagaaaaaatagcaaaatacgTATAACATACATGGTTTAGAAAATAGCCATGCTTAACTCACGTACCTACTTATAGAGAATCATAATGCATTGTTATACTTATCAAAACTTATTTAACATACCTCCTACACTTACCGATGTTTGTTTACTGAAACTTATGCTTTTCTGGGCCTACATAATACCCACGGACCAAATTTTTGAGTCCCTTAATTTTCCCCTAATCGAGCCACAAAATTGGCCCAAAAGGCCCACACGACCCTAAAACTTAGCCTGTGTGGTCCACACAGCCTACCACATGGATGTGTAGTGCACACAGTCTACTACACTGGCTACTTCATTACACACGGCCGTATGCTCCACACGGCCAAGCAGATATCctaccacatggccgtgtgtaaCACACGACCTACCACACAGTCGTATGGCGCTGGGCAGTTTCGAAAGCGGCCCCTATTTCACAATTTTCTCGAGTTTCAAGTGAGGTTTTGTGTTAGTTTCACACCCCTAATGGTAGATTTGATTGACCACTCAACTAGGAGCTCATGAATCCTACATTCAGTCATTAAATAACACCAATTAACCGTTACAGACCTATCCAAAATAACATCTTTTATCAAAAATCTAACCCTTAAATTGATATTCGAGTACTTACCGCTCGAAAAATAGCGTCCAGAAAAAAATTACCCTGCtggattaatttgattttcacaCACTTCGCCTATTCAAGAACTACAAAATACTAATCATAATACTGAACGAAAACAATACCAACATAACCCCACCTTACTCCTAAAAACAAGCTAAAAACAAGACatcagaaaaataaataaatggtacTTACACAACGAACAAACTACTATCCGAGGGCAATTAACCTGCACGAACACAATAGAAGATTACTTGATGGTAGTCAAGaatcaaaagagaaagaaagaaaagaaaagagaaacaattcgaagaaaaaaaaggaagaaaacaaaatgtgAGGAAAGTGAGGGAGGGTTGGACGGTAGAAAGTGAAGAGTAAAATTAGAAGACCTTCCATCATTATCCACATCAtatttttcttccaaatttaaaacaaaaaatatttttttcccagTTTACATACACAGAGATTCCAACAAAAGACCTCTAAGTAAGCTAAAGCTTTACCATTAAATCATCAAGCTCATTCTTAACATTAGTTGagcaaaaataacatataagtTGGGTCTTCTAAAGTTAGAAGgtgaaacaaaaatttaagaaagGGATTTGAACATAAGACCTCACACATTCAAACACAACTCATAACCACTAAACCAAAACAAATTACTTAATATAATTCCCACAACCTTAATCCAAAACAGGGCGTGACCACTCTTGATTTCACTAACCCAAATTCTTCCAACACGGTTTCTGGGATGTAATAgttagtataaatatttttattctacttAAAATGCTAAcgtgaattttaaatattgttaacATGGTTAAAATtctttcactacaccaaaacaggcttttagcggcgttttttatgcctttagcggtgctttttagCGCCggtaaaagtatttgcggcgtttttgaaagcgccgcaaaaaatgtcGCTGTTGTCAACGCCGCAACGTTTGCGGcgttttcaaaaataaacaccgctatagaccatgacctttagcggtgcttttcccacaaacgccgctaaagatcaggacctttagcggtgcttttgcACAAGCGCTGTTATAGATcgagatctttagcggcgcttttcccacaaacgccgctatagatcgagacctttagcggcgcttttcccacaaacaccgctatagatcatgacatttagcggcactttttccacaaatgccgctatagctcaagacctttagtggcgcttttcccacaaacgccgctatagaacaaacctttagcgacgcttctcgcaaaaacgccactaaaaacataacatttaaaaaaattattttaatcaaataatattcatttttatgataaatattatattatgttttattttttaaatttgaactttaaatatactttcaaggataaataaaaaatattatttaaattaaattttctatgaaaattttaactttaaaactaaatataaaaattaatgaatttagttttagaatttaaaataataaattaataacacaattaaaatccaaaagttagaactcaagttgtcataaatattaaagtaaaaataaaaatttagaatcaaaactaaaataaataatacatatgagaaacAGACTGACTAGTTGAACCTGCCTATAACTATACACattgcaaggtaataaaaaatacaatgcaGTCTGCTGCACCATCTTTGAAGGCATTCCAAACTATATCCTGCAATATAAACATGCATTATTCATAAGAAAGATAAAATGTACAAACCACACATGTAGGGAGAGGTGCATCACAGCTTCACATACGCTGAAAGCaagtgatgaaattttattcaCATACACTGCTGCATCACAGCTTCACAAGCTGGTCTAAGTTCATAGGCATCAGAGgtgcattaaaaataatacgaattattgtatatatgtaaaatgCTATGGTCATAATAATCCTCTTGCAACAAAATAAGGTCTGAAAAGGGCAGAGACACATTATACCTTCATATTTTACGAGATATTAGACAGtagaattcaaaattcacaagcAAATTGCTATAAATCCTGTTATACCTCCACCTCTTGGAGACAAATTTATGACTAGTATTTCCTTCAACATCTGGTCCATCAtccttcaaaagaaaattattactCTATATGTGATAAAGGCTCAGCACAGAGGCGAATCTTAGGaccttttgaaaatttaattacatttatctGATTGCTAGCTGATGGAATGAAGTGGAtccaaaagaaaacaacaaggaGCCATTGCACTCATCCAAATTGTGGGAGAAAGAATTCTggtctttttcttaaaaaaaattttgataacataaaatattttaaaaattttcaatagtaTTATATTAGTTTCTAAGTAATACAAACCTCTGCTTCTGCAATAGCATCCTCTCCCATGCCCCATGAGATACCATCAAAAAGAGATGCTTCTACTCTTGCTCGTCTAAGTGAAGCTTCCCGGTCTAACATCTCTTCTCGGATCTTAGCTTCTCTTATGACTTTCAAGTCTTTTTCCTAGAACGCAAAAGCATGAAACAAATTACAGCAATCAAACACAAAAAGACAATTGTATATATGCCAATTTTAATGACtgaaacaataaaacaatgTTGCATTTCTTTCTAGTTCTTCCAATAAAAGAATACAATAGAACTAAATGTTAAAGCAGAAGTGAAGATCCTGATCCAGAACACAACCCAATAAAGTATTCTCTCATAACAATCCTTCGAAAGATGTCAAGTAATACAAGTATACTAACTGAAAAAGATAAAACTAGATTctaaattgttaatttgttgGACTACTTCTTTCAACACTtggtttgtattttattttattttattttattttcaaatttaaaaagaagtgTTCCACACAAAAATGTGGCAAGAAACTCATCAATGTACAGGAAGTTCAGAGGTTTAAGAAAATTTAGCAAGCCATCCTAGCCACTGTGCTATGGTATTCAGAGAATAtgagataaaaaatattgaGCTGTTGGATGG
This genomic stretch from Gossypium raimondii isolate GPD5lz chromosome 6, ASM2569854v1, whole genome shotgun sequence harbors:
- the LOC105771516 gene encoding putative pectinesterase 11 yields the protein MLDREASLRRARVEASLFDGISWGMGEDAIAEAERYHLHSISKGGAFITAQERESLSDDTSFTFLGYKIIRVRSALLGRTWVAYFKVIFALSYMSNVILPQGWDDWGDTSKQSTVFCNEY